In Penaeus monodon isolate SGIC_2016 chromosome 43, NSTDA_Pmon_1, whole genome shotgun sequence, one DNA window encodes the following:
- the LOC119568108 gene encoding 2-oxoglutarate-Fe(II) type oxidoreductase ppzD-like isoform X2, with translation MAWQGIVPIVDLGQLSLAHAGDPSREEWLRVGKSVAEAFQNIGFVYLKNHGVSETQVSSLVSSGSRFFALDPKTKNKYPRNPEKQQGYVEVDREKFDPANFKHELREAYDIKRSDGVFPDEEVPSLRRDADALINTCKALSLRILKAMALGIGLDESFFVDTHREICLDNNASCMRLLHYPPVPESVPAEAIRCGAHTDYGTITLLFQDEIGGLQVRDRQRQWVNADPVPGAILVNVGDILQFWTADKFIATEHRVLIPKEEKRMKVSRRSVVFFVHPDDPVLISPLDSSSTYPTVTAREHVLRRFRETYTY, from the exons ATGGCATGGCAAGGGATCGTCCCCATCGTGGATTTGGGACAattaa GCTTGGCACACGCAGGTGACCCAAGCCGAGAGGAGTGGCTTCGCGTAGGAAAGTCTGTTGCCGAAGCTTTTCAGAACATAGGCTTTGTTTACCTCAAGAACCACGGCGTCTCCGAAACGCAG gtCTCTTCGCTCGTGTCGTCCGGAAGTCGGTTCTTCGCTCTCGACCCGAAGACGAAGAACAAGTATCCGAGGAATCCGGAAAAGCAGCAAGGATACGTGGAAGTGGATAGAGAAaa ATTTGACCCGGCGAACTTCAAGCACGAGCTTCGGGAGGCTTACGACATCAAACGCAGCGACGGCGTGTTCCCGGATGAAGAGGTTCCCTCCCTCCGCCGAGATGCCGATGCGCTCATTAACACCTGCAAGGCTCTGTCGCTGCGGATCCTGAAGGCCATGGCGCTCGGAATAG GTCTGGACGAGTCATTCTTCGTGGACACGCATCGGGAGATCTGCTTGGACAACAACGCCTCGTGCATGCGTCTGCTTCACTACCCACCCGTGCCCGAGTCCGTCCCCGCCGAGGCTATCCGCTGCGGGGCCCACACGGACTACGGGACTATAACACTTCTTTTCCAGGATGAGATTGGCGGCCTGCAG GTTCGTGATCGACAGCGCCAGTGGGTCAACGCCGACCCTGTCCCCGGCGCAATACTCGTCAATGTCGGGGATATCCTTCAGTTCTGGACTGCAGACAAGTTCATCGCCAct GAACACAGGGTGCTGATCCCCAAAGAGGAAAAGCGCATGAAGGTATCTCGGCGTTCAGTGGTGTTCTTCGTTCACCCAGACGACCCTGTTCTCATCAGTCCCTTGGACTCTTCCTCCACGTATCCTACAGTCACAGCACGGGAACATGTCCTAAGAAGGTTTAGGGAGACTTATACATATTAA
- the LOC119568108 gene encoding 2-oxoglutarate-Fe(II) type oxidoreductase ppzD-like isoform X1, producing the protein MAWQGIVPIVDLGQLSLAHAGDPSREEWLRVGKSVAEAFQNIGFVYLKNHGVSETQVSSLVSSGSRFFALDPKTKNKYPRNPEKQQGYVEVDREKFDPANFKHELREAYDIKRSDGVFPDEEVPSLRRDADALINTCKALSLRILKAMALGIGWGLDESFFVDTHREICLDNNASCMRLLHYPPVPESVPAEAIRCGAHTDYGTITLLFQDEIGGLQVRDRQRQWVNADPVPGAILVNVGDILQFWTADKFIATEHRVLIPKEEKRMKVSRRSVVFFVHPDDPVLISPLDSSSTYPTVTAREHVLRRFRETYTY; encoded by the exons ATGGCATGGCAAGGGATCGTCCCCATCGTGGATTTGGGACAattaa GCTTGGCACACGCAGGTGACCCAAGCCGAGAGGAGTGGCTTCGCGTAGGAAAGTCTGTTGCCGAAGCTTTTCAGAACATAGGCTTTGTTTACCTCAAGAACCACGGCGTCTCCGAAACGCAG gtCTCTTCGCTCGTGTCGTCCGGAAGTCGGTTCTTCGCTCTCGACCCGAAGACGAAGAACAAGTATCCGAGGAATCCGGAAAAGCAGCAAGGATACGTGGAAGTGGATAGAGAAaa ATTTGACCCGGCGAACTTCAAGCACGAGCTTCGGGAGGCTTACGACATCAAACGCAGCGACGGCGTGTTCCCGGATGAAGAGGTTCCCTCCCTCCGCCGAGATGCCGATGCGCTCATTAACACCTGCAAGGCTCTGTCGCTGCGGATCCTGAAGGCCATGGCGCTCGGAATAGGTTGGG GTCTGGACGAGTCATTCTTCGTGGACACGCATCGGGAGATCTGCTTGGACAACAACGCCTCGTGCATGCGTCTGCTTCACTACCCACCCGTGCCCGAGTCCGTCCCCGCCGAGGCTATCCGCTGCGGGGCCCACACGGACTACGGGACTATAACACTTCTTTTCCAGGATGAGATTGGCGGCCTGCAG GTTCGTGATCGACAGCGCCAGTGGGTCAACGCCGACCCTGTCCCCGGCGCAATACTCGTCAATGTCGGGGATATCCTTCAGTTCTGGACTGCAGACAAGTTCATCGCCAct GAACACAGGGTGCTGATCCCCAAAGAGGAAAAGCGCATGAAGGTATCTCGGCGTTCAGTGGTGTTCTTCGTTCACCCAGACGACCCTGTTCTCATCAGTCCCTTGGACTCTTCCTCCACGTATCCTACAGTCACAGCACGGGAACATGTCCTAAGAAGGTTTAGGGAGACTTATACATATTAA